In Peromyscus leucopus breed LL Stock chromosome 16_21, UCI_PerLeu_2.1, whole genome shotgun sequence, a single genomic region encodes these proteins:
- the Bicral gene encoding BRD4-interacting chromatin-remodeling complex-associated protein-like isoform X1, translating to MEDFEIEFTWSSWSAVVMDDDDDSCLLDLIGDPQALNYFLHGPSNKSSSDDLTSAGYSAANSNSIFANSTNADPKSSLKGVNSQLGEGPSDGLPLSSSLQFLEDELESSPLPDLGEDQPFDILQKSLQEANITEQTLAQEAYLDASIGSSPQFAQAQLHPSSSASFTQASTVSNYSGQTLQPIGVTHVPVGASFASNTVGVQHGFMQHVGISVPSQHLPNSSQISGSGQIQLIGSFGSQPSMMTINNLDGSQIILKGSGQQTPTNVSGGLLVHRQTPNGNSLFGNSTSSPVAQPVTVPFNSTNFQASLPVHNIIIQRGLAPNSNKVPINIQPKPIQMGQQSTYNVNSLGIQQHHVQQGISFASASSPQGSVVGPHMSVNIVNQQNAARKPVTSQAVSSTGGSIVIHSPMGQPHTPQSQFLIPTSLSVSSNSVHHVQTINGQLLQTQPSQLISGQAASEHVMLNRNSSNMLRTNQPYSGQMLNNQNTAVQLVSGQTFATSGSPVIVNHASPQMVGGQMPLQRASPTVLHLSPGQSSASQGRPGFTAMSSVTSMSGPTRFPAVSSASTAHASLGSTVQSGASGSNFTGDQLPQPNRTPVPVSAPHRLPVSSSKPTSTFSHTPGTQQQFFCQAQKKCLNQTSPIPSSKSTDSLRPPQIPGLVSTALPGQDSGSKVMPASLGTAQPQQENSVGSSPSQTTVQVDGHSGQKRPAAKQLTKGAFILQQLQRDQAHAVTPDKSQFQSRSDTVQRLLSYHVCQGSTPTEEDLRKVDNEFEEVATQLLKRTQAMLNKYRFLLLEDAMRINPSAEMVMIDRMFNQEERASLSRDKRLALVDPEGFQADFCCSFKLDEAAPETPLDRSDQHRSRTSSLHQGPRAQSRDRAKPGMAEAANHDQFHLVPNHAVVSAEGTIAKKSEGHGRTLKYDKGGLGQYRGAPEDKGSRRDPAKASGCSPGPEGHRKTMPRPDHGSESKLPGTLASSHLEMPCLDSFQDKALRNSPKNEVLHTDIMKGSGEPQPDLQLTKSLEKTFKNILELKKAGRPQSDPAASGAVDLDFPSFSPMASQENCLEKFIPDHSEGVVETDSILEAAVNSILEC from the exons AACGCTGACCCTAAATCGTCCCTCAAAGGTGTAAATAGCCAGCTTGGAGAAGGGCCCAGTGATGGACTGCCACTTTCAAGTAGTCTTCAGTTTCTTGAAGATGAACTTGAGTCTTCTCCTCTTCCTGATCTCGGCGAGGACCAACCCTTTGATATTCTTCAGAAATCCTTGCAGGAGGCCAATATCACTGAGCAGACGTTGGCCCAAGAGGCGTACCTGGATGCCAGTATAGGCTCAAGTCCACAGTTTGCACAAGCTCAGCTCCATCCCTCTTCATCAGCATCCTTTACTCAGGCTTCTACTGTTTCTAATTACTCAGGTCAGACACTGCAGCCTATCGGGGTGACTCACGTGCCTGTTGGAGCATCGTTTGCAAGCAATACAGTGGGTGTGCAACATGGCTTTATGCAGCACGTGGGGATCAGTGTTCCCAGCCAGCATTTGCCTAACAGCAGCCAGATTAGTGGCTCTGGGCAGATACAGTTAATCGGGTCATTTGGTAGTCAGCCTTCCATGATGACTATTAATAACCTAGATGGCTCGCAAATCATATTAAAAGGTAGTGGGCAGCAAACCCCAACCAATGTGAGTGGAGGGCTCCTGGTCCACAGACAGACTCCTAATGGCAACTCGTTGTTCGGGAACTCCACCTCCAGTCCGGTAGCACAGCCTGTCACCGTTCCATTCAACAGCACAAATTTTCAGGCGTCTTTACCTGTGCATAACATCATTATTCAAAGGGGTCTCGCACCAAATTCAAATAAAGTCCCAATTAATATCCAGCCAAAGCCGATCCAGATGGGTCAGCAGAGTACGTACAATGTGAACAGCCTGGGGATCCAGCAGCACCATGTACAGCAGGGGATCTCCTTCGCCTCCGCAAGCTCCCCCCAGGGCTCCGTGGTTGGTCCACACATGTCTGTGAACATTGTCAACCAACAGAACGCCGCGAGAAAGCCTGTCACCTCCCAGGCCGTGAGCAGTACAGGGGGCAGCATTGTCATTCATTCCCCCATGGGCCAGCCTCACACCCCCCAAAGTCAGTTCCTTATACCTACCAGCCTTTCCGTCAGCTCCAACTCGGTACACCACGTCCAGACCATAAATGGGCAGCTGCTTCAGACTCAGCCCTCGCAGCTCATCTCTGGCCAAGCGGCCTCAGAGCATGTCATGTTGAATAGGAATTCTTCTAACATGCTCAGGACCAACCAACCCTACTCTGGACAGATGCTTAACAACCAGAACACCGCTGTCCAGCTAGTGTCTGGGCAGACTTTTGCCACCTCTGGAAGTCCAGTGATCGTCAACCATGCCTCTCCTCAGATGGTTGGAGGACAGATGCCCTTGCAGCGGGCATCGCCGACAGTATTACATCTGTCACCGGGGCAGAGCAGCGCTTCCCAAGGAAGACCAGGCTTTACCGCCATGTCCTCGGTGACCAGCATGTCAGGACCCACGCGGTTCCCTGCTGTTAGCTCGGCCAGCACTGCTCATGCCAGTCTTGGGTCCACAGTGCAGTCTGGGGCATCGGGATCAAACTTCACGGGAGACCAGCTGCCACAACCAAACAGGACTCCGGTCCCGGTCAGCGCGCCCCATCGTCTTCCAGTCTCTTCTTCCAAACCTACCAGCACTTTCAGCCACACCCCGGGAACGCAGCAACAGTTCTTCTGTCAG GCTCAGAAAAAGTGTTTGAACCAGACCTCCCCCATCCCCTCGTCCAAGAGCACAGACAGCCTGAGGCCGCCACAGATCCCTGGACTCGTGAGCACAGCACTGCCAG GACAGGATTCTGGAAGCAAAGTTATGCCAGCATCCTTGGGGACCGCACAGCCACAGCAGGAAAACTCAGTTGGATCCTCCCCTAGCCAGACAACTGTGCAG GTGGACGGTCATTCGGGACAGAAAAGGCCTGCCGCCAAACAGCTGACTAAAGGAGCTTT CATCCTGCAGCAGCTACAGAGGGACCAAGCCCACGCTGTGACACCTGACAAAAGCCAGTTCCAGTCACGGAGCGACACAGTGCAGAGACTGCTGTCCTACCACGTGTGCCAGGGCTCCACGCCCACGGAGGAAGACCTGAGGAAAG tgGACAATGAATTTGAAGAAGTCGCCACTCAACTCCTCAAAAGGACCCAAGCGATGCTGAACAAATACAGATTCCTGCTCCTAGAAGATGCCATG AGGATCAACCCCTCTGCTGAGATGGTGATGATTGACAGGATGTTCAACCAGGAGGAAAGAGCTTCCCTGTCTCGGGACAAGCGGCTGGCGCTCGTGGATCCTG AGGGTTTTCAGGCCGATTTCTGCTGTTCCTTCAAACTTGACGAGGCTGCCCCCGAGACACCACTGGACAGGAGTGACCAGCATCGCAGCAGAACCAGCTCGCTGCATCAGGGGCCCAGGGCCCAAAGCAGAGACCGAGCCAAGCCGGGCATGGCAGAAGCCGCGAATCATGACCAGTTTCATCTAGTGCCTAACCACGCCGTGGTCTCTGCAGAGGGAACCATTGCTAAAAAGTCGGAAGGCCACGGGAGAACACTGAAATATGACAAAGGGGGCTTAGGCCAGTACCGGGGCGCACCTGAGGACAAGGGCAGCCGGAGGGACCCCGCCAAGGCCAGCGGGTGCTCTCCAGGCCCCGAGGGCCACCGCAAGACTATGCCCAGGCCGGACCATGGCTCCGAGAGCAAGCTCCCGGGCACGCTGGCCAGCTCGCACCTGGAGATGCCGTGCCTCGACTCCTTCCAGGACAAAGCCCTGAGGAATTCCCCAAAGAATGAGGTTTTACACACAGACATCATGAAAGGGTCGGGTGAGCCCCAGCCGGATCTCCAGCTCACCAAGAGCCTGGAGAAAACCTTTAAGAACATTCTGGAACTCAAGAAGGCGGGGCGGCCGCAGAGCGACCCCGCGGCCAGCGGCGCCGTGGACCTTGACTTCCCCAGCTTTTCTCCAATGGCTTCGCAGGAAAACTGCCTGGAAAAGTTCATCCCGGACCACAGTGAAGGCGTTGTAGAAACGGACTCGATTTTAGAAGCCGCTGTAAATAGTATCCTTGAGTGTTAG
- the Bicral gene encoding BRD4-interacting chromatin-remodeling complex-associated protein-like isoform X2: protein MDDDDDSCLLDLIGDPQALNYFLHGPSNKSSSDDLTSAGYSAANSNSIFANSTNADPKSSLKGVNSQLGEGPSDGLPLSSSLQFLEDELESSPLPDLGEDQPFDILQKSLQEANITEQTLAQEAYLDASIGSSPQFAQAQLHPSSSASFTQASTVSNYSGQTLQPIGVTHVPVGASFASNTVGVQHGFMQHVGISVPSQHLPNSSQISGSGQIQLIGSFGSQPSMMTINNLDGSQIILKGSGQQTPTNVSGGLLVHRQTPNGNSLFGNSTSSPVAQPVTVPFNSTNFQASLPVHNIIIQRGLAPNSNKVPINIQPKPIQMGQQSTYNVNSLGIQQHHVQQGISFASASSPQGSVVGPHMSVNIVNQQNAARKPVTSQAVSSTGGSIVIHSPMGQPHTPQSQFLIPTSLSVSSNSVHHVQTINGQLLQTQPSQLISGQAASEHVMLNRNSSNMLRTNQPYSGQMLNNQNTAVQLVSGQTFATSGSPVIVNHASPQMVGGQMPLQRASPTVLHLSPGQSSASQGRPGFTAMSSVTSMSGPTRFPAVSSASTAHASLGSTVQSGASGSNFTGDQLPQPNRTPVPVSAPHRLPVSSSKPTSTFSHTPGTQQQFFCQAQKKCLNQTSPIPSSKSTDSLRPPQIPGLVSTALPGQDSGSKVMPASLGTAQPQQENSVGSSPSQTTVQVDGHSGQKRPAAKQLTKGAFILQQLQRDQAHAVTPDKSQFQSRSDTVQRLLSYHVCQGSTPTEEDLRKVDNEFEEVATQLLKRTQAMLNKYRFLLLEDAMRINPSAEMVMIDRMFNQEERASLSRDKRLALVDPEGFQADFCCSFKLDEAAPETPLDRSDQHRSRTSSLHQGPRAQSRDRAKPGMAEAANHDQFHLVPNHAVVSAEGTIAKKSEGHGRTLKYDKGGLGQYRGAPEDKGSRRDPAKASGCSPGPEGHRKTMPRPDHGSESKLPGTLASSHLEMPCLDSFQDKALRNSPKNEVLHTDIMKGSGEPQPDLQLTKSLEKTFKNILELKKAGRPQSDPAASGAVDLDFPSFSPMASQENCLEKFIPDHSEGVVETDSILEAAVNSILEC from the exons AACGCTGACCCTAAATCGTCCCTCAAAGGTGTAAATAGCCAGCTTGGAGAAGGGCCCAGTGATGGACTGCCACTTTCAAGTAGTCTTCAGTTTCTTGAAGATGAACTTGAGTCTTCTCCTCTTCCTGATCTCGGCGAGGACCAACCCTTTGATATTCTTCAGAAATCCTTGCAGGAGGCCAATATCACTGAGCAGACGTTGGCCCAAGAGGCGTACCTGGATGCCAGTATAGGCTCAAGTCCACAGTTTGCACAAGCTCAGCTCCATCCCTCTTCATCAGCATCCTTTACTCAGGCTTCTACTGTTTCTAATTACTCAGGTCAGACACTGCAGCCTATCGGGGTGACTCACGTGCCTGTTGGAGCATCGTTTGCAAGCAATACAGTGGGTGTGCAACATGGCTTTATGCAGCACGTGGGGATCAGTGTTCCCAGCCAGCATTTGCCTAACAGCAGCCAGATTAGTGGCTCTGGGCAGATACAGTTAATCGGGTCATTTGGTAGTCAGCCTTCCATGATGACTATTAATAACCTAGATGGCTCGCAAATCATATTAAAAGGTAGTGGGCAGCAAACCCCAACCAATGTGAGTGGAGGGCTCCTGGTCCACAGACAGACTCCTAATGGCAACTCGTTGTTCGGGAACTCCACCTCCAGTCCGGTAGCACAGCCTGTCACCGTTCCATTCAACAGCACAAATTTTCAGGCGTCTTTACCTGTGCATAACATCATTATTCAAAGGGGTCTCGCACCAAATTCAAATAAAGTCCCAATTAATATCCAGCCAAAGCCGATCCAGATGGGTCAGCAGAGTACGTACAATGTGAACAGCCTGGGGATCCAGCAGCACCATGTACAGCAGGGGATCTCCTTCGCCTCCGCAAGCTCCCCCCAGGGCTCCGTGGTTGGTCCACACATGTCTGTGAACATTGTCAACCAACAGAACGCCGCGAGAAAGCCTGTCACCTCCCAGGCCGTGAGCAGTACAGGGGGCAGCATTGTCATTCATTCCCCCATGGGCCAGCCTCACACCCCCCAAAGTCAGTTCCTTATACCTACCAGCCTTTCCGTCAGCTCCAACTCGGTACACCACGTCCAGACCATAAATGGGCAGCTGCTTCAGACTCAGCCCTCGCAGCTCATCTCTGGCCAAGCGGCCTCAGAGCATGTCATGTTGAATAGGAATTCTTCTAACATGCTCAGGACCAACCAACCCTACTCTGGACAGATGCTTAACAACCAGAACACCGCTGTCCAGCTAGTGTCTGGGCAGACTTTTGCCACCTCTGGAAGTCCAGTGATCGTCAACCATGCCTCTCCTCAGATGGTTGGAGGACAGATGCCCTTGCAGCGGGCATCGCCGACAGTATTACATCTGTCACCGGGGCAGAGCAGCGCTTCCCAAGGAAGACCAGGCTTTACCGCCATGTCCTCGGTGACCAGCATGTCAGGACCCACGCGGTTCCCTGCTGTTAGCTCGGCCAGCACTGCTCATGCCAGTCTTGGGTCCACAGTGCAGTCTGGGGCATCGGGATCAAACTTCACGGGAGACCAGCTGCCACAACCAAACAGGACTCCGGTCCCGGTCAGCGCGCCCCATCGTCTTCCAGTCTCTTCTTCCAAACCTACCAGCACTTTCAGCCACACCCCGGGAACGCAGCAACAGTTCTTCTGTCAG GCTCAGAAAAAGTGTTTGAACCAGACCTCCCCCATCCCCTCGTCCAAGAGCACAGACAGCCTGAGGCCGCCACAGATCCCTGGACTCGTGAGCACAGCACTGCCAG GACAGGATTCTGGAAGCAAAGTTATGCCAGCATCCTTGGGGACCGCACAGCCACAGCAGGAAAACTCAGTTGGATCCTCCCCTAGCCAGACAACTGTGCAG GTGGACGGTCATTCGGGACAGAAAAGGCCTGCCGCCAAACAGCTGACTAAAGGAGCTTT CATCCTGCAGCAGCTACAGAGGGACCAAGCCCACGCTGTGACACCTGACAAAAGCCAGTTCCAGTCACGGAGCGACACAGTGCAGAGACTGCTGTCCTACCACGTGTGCCAGGGCTCCACGCCCACGGAGGAAGACCTGAGGAAAG tgGACAATGAATTTGAAGAAGTCGCCACTCAACTCCTCAAAAGGACCCAAGCGATGCTGAACAAATACAGATTCCTGCTCCTAGAAGATGCCATG AGGATCAACCCCTCTGCTGAGATGGTGATGATTGACAGGATGTTCAACCAGGAGGAAAGAGCTTCCCTGTCTCGGGACAAGCGGCTGGCGCTCGTGGATCCTG AGGGTTTTCAGGCCGATTTCTGCTGTTCCTTCAAACTTGACGAGGCTGCCCCCGAGACACCACTGGACAGGAGTGACCAGCATCGCAGCAGAACCAGCTCGCTGCATCAGGGGCCCAGGGCCCAAAGCAGAGACCGAGCCAAGCCGGGCATGGCAGAAGCCGCGAATCATGACCAGTTTCATCTAGTGCCTAACCACGCCGTGGTCTCTGCAGAGGGAACCATTGCTAAAAAGTCGGAAGGCCACGGGAGAACACTGAAATATGACAAAGGGGGCTTAGGCCAGTACCGGGGCGCACCTGAGGACAAGGGCAGCCGGAGGGACCCCGCCAAGGCCAGCGGGTGCTCTCCAGGCCCCGAGGGCCACCGCAAGACTATGCCCAGGCCGGACCATGGCTCCGAGAGCAAGCTCCCGGGCACGCTGGCCAGCTCGCACCTGGAGATGCCGTGCCTCGACTCCTTCCAGGACAAAGCCCTGAGGAATTCCCCAAAGAATGAGGTTTTACACACAGACATCATGAAAGGGTCGGGTGAGCCCCAGCCGGATCTCCAGCTCACCAAGAGCCTGGAGAAAACCTTTAAGAACATTCTGGAACTCAAGAAGGCGGGGCGGCCGCAGAGCGACCCCGCGGCCAGCGGCGCCGTGGACCTTGACTTCCCCAGCTTTTCTCCAATGGCTTCGCAGGAAAACTGCCTGGAAAAGTTCATCCCGGACCACAGTGAAGGCGTTGTAGAAACGGACTCGATTTTAGAAGCCGCTGTAAATAGTATCCTTGAGTGTTAG